A genomic region of Cherax quadricarinatus isolate ZL_2023a chromosome 42, ASM3850222v1, whole genome shotgun sequence contains the following coding sequences:
- the LOC128695634 gene encoding uncharacterized protein isoform X1: protein MLHIAAGVRDIQNKLNKCKCETGAFSVPESCYTSEGHIGSDLCDAGEAHALISPSEGTVNDSRLIRSLEKWNSRDAEETSLPAGKILRREKMDLGNLAGLVLVSGKTEDYEENSTTPSSPESQTSDLQQSDSSSTSLTDFSQTEARESLVLSKPVHQMLVGSRLPYSMYSDSLLTDSGISEHGTTESDYSDSLEGDDEDARDESETYVQAQQDADYPPPVYDECETNNELSNDDGSTDMSWYDPMSNDFFISFTFNNSDHSLVEFQPAKQDVGLLPSPSSDRDKTKLPSYAADQPARGKGCKAVSAYDPETGDSYTACHKILHESFRSPPSYVKKSARNIENYKKPEDYYPVVNKAVNSLGSPPTDEDFYMQVMPLFPELGVTRKVMKLEYNFEMRDDSWGCSSTEPYFDALTGRRILSTIYEFEVSSDEDTDTVSVAEVCEEETSMSYDHRLNDIAEEDHDFAYDTGGEDTEAVESKITATKIGKDSEERGIQKKVEIKPVCRADHGSADQSVPGEPSGSASESDDSAVRVRSVPLPHSESDDGAEIGSHVPIPLSAPSDSDDGAITARCVDVLPSDSDDGAMTARCVHVLPSDSDYSAITAVCVHVLPSDGAIAARCVDVLPSDSDDGAMTARCVHVLPSDSDDGSVTITGDPVSPGDPLPPSDSTLTVRGGCNAASPGVPYQENIITETILPHTVGPDSKSSTQVPSKHDHICVIVADHTDAPVSKPPSEELHSKLTRGCVDAGADNMEGPEDKSHSEEESNKQIDVSTAADHTQTLSGDDTPTPADISSASDTCHACANNLNVTADPDTELKTVALRTDDIGDKKANNTDTSILTDNGSSRIINKADIDDKGTSDLDISFSVDSALATDRTHVARSMDVESALSADVASTGTGNADITKTSVVDVAGIVSTVNADMRITDINTGKTDIASTGNTDFTTDNSDAISACTSKADVTSSDNTDITNTPKTEVTCKDNADVNNVDVTDVIYTEKEISTNSDITPSDITTAVSTDIFNTANPDITTASHSDIKNIIAVDITNTDTSNINISGNTDIPRTRRMDITTNTAEIDLKDIVPEVTEKDPTLCKVKGHNIPSDLQCLHTDEVCVPISSCRGGENTRAPLSDAVVDNTRCGVDLAMQDAEAVVHTLRGKGMITGSHGTGVDAASTASNSVSLGDGASEVAAPGVAAPSDAAPDEAAAVSENVADTGICFRSGSENLSLIHHPDDAITAEVSLHTVPGEPSANPPHHLHTESTATSVSLDAAVIDKLVSCDLIMATTSVDDVCGTLPISTATTMESDLNPGKKSDLCSGRERDLVSDDMLMVSPDQPGSGTRLEPNLDDVTHTNTYPKQTGEVVLCECAQFPNATAVKDTSKSRGNTFSTHRASQNMAKELEASTVNTYNDLSKYGSETVSLGEQGSCEQQSHEAQITYKEVTSSTSEDVGKAGHEQEVLGKSDVLLQPVATGQHICNETTENNSSKVIEEKTVVGRENNTESDAHSEQCTALQETSISHTITPSVSHTVTSPVIDAPPPKPRRLFLRRMSSERRASSNIDSPKSEEYRDDVSRTPPKRPLRRKESLRLQNALARENKQTSSTISDNLTGKENESFTAKTEAGRTRGLRVVVVEAVIERPGKEAGTVPRPHDSGNVMHCRNTKYAGDARSGSPDGGVQEVPTPENGMVEVTTDATAFDKKHYLDVHGGKIEGRAESAILDETNSSLSPFKEVLSGSNSIEGGLHTEIKTNLDNDNCIPLEIGNLAHDTSLQGKEETTDMLNKEISNDFMGLEDKECSIITSGKDCSNMPSGEEIPIYKAKLVALSQDPPPPVSPPQDPPPPPPPVSPPQDPPPPPPVSPPQDPPPPPPVSPPQDPPPPPVSPPQDPPPPPPVSPSQDPPPPPPVSPSQDPPPPPPVSPPQDPPPPVSPPQYPPPPPPVSPPQDPPPPVSPPQDPPPPVSPPQDPPPPPPVSPPQDPSRTPPVSPPQYPPPPPVSPPQDPPPPPDSPPQDPPPPVSPPQDPPPPPPPDSPSQDPLQSAINTPQDPLTSPSVSTSGDLVLPVSTPQDPAPPVSTLQDPSLITSHESPPVNASQDPPSLITSHETPPQETPPQDVPPETRKETDVDFRPMKHSDNTEADVKYLLQITSNLDNTETPRPPARKKRTSKTQTNMHLDRNIVVTKNAEVTKNAEVAEVVENGQVTRKAKNIKDNKITKDVKVAKDPNDSKYIKDYRYTKDAKYTKDAKYTKDAKYTKDAKYTKDAKYTKDAKYTKDAKYTKDYKYTKDAKYFRGDKYTKDAMYAKDAKYAKDYKYTKDDKFTKEGKYTKDNKYAKDAKYTKDVKYDKDAKYTKDTTTTKDSSFPGVSKPYIPERTYMRRHNSLPRQRKLKATSLFSLANISHTARNAVGRSASTATCRPQYSSSRLRMSSPDVSSVKPFDRPNVTQSTLLSETKKEHFSKVIDWNAITQHRKRERASSDGSIQRDVKRSFSIKRRDSLKKIYTSLQRNFVNKANHLDNSENVNCFPKIFGRKQKSYDMKLSPDTPSEIPQNAPYTDSPTLALAENSEDMCKFHSMIEFYEDNTGQSPVEKKRLATENEDGPPVPLRRRKQGRSRTLVKETNDEVKAADDSEKTDDNRQPLDKTAGFNKEESYDRESSLAVEDKSSVNDAFSLSAQECISASKVFESLEVTSNEKLNTDHVDPKALELERNDKIGLNEAQTLQPETMLDTDVKREREDSGKDAASSAAVQQDHTTENQLILEKRENQFTFGDTEVQQTLGDTQDQLALAEALDQLALAYTEHQLGDADSEDQLALANTEDQLALADTEKKLAFAGTRFTVTRCDTGEEETVIACITTKISEDFLEISLGRDETIPTTNTRDTYDSPHSHTKKPDTASTSSNINDSSGSQSHLLLNPFRDTSSNKSQDLMLSDHFSEDLSATRAVTHEQDTLPGSPNSSLQDAVDTPWEPPSVSLQTWEERQGIQKEEFPSLNLRYLPEDCSIAKLAGSSCPASKGDEDTPSPGPPVDSEKEDAHHLAHRHAHQQEEQQKREEEQVQQDRCVEVYPETVRQRQRNMMASSNKVDIKNWNSSGGNNNNNDSLTSPAKVKKFLPSVKALRNQFEAGKSNSRSETNGNINSNGNGTLSHRSSGSTSSLVSSSLEKTSSTNSLNSVSDSVENLLAPAFENLQQMEPEEPVEPIYNQFKKVDEELRELMSKPPSTTGWNPRPLLKRLYYIPEAPKIQSQGTTYINIEGFLEKLPSGRKKATFWNAWKRRYFVAKDGVLYYYQSTQTEKPSMKMPLMGGKVECMEPSMVGIDDGQSRDSKASAVLGIDDGKGHYVVVRCSSRQEAERWRRALETHTVEDFTSQYVQPWPMPTNPALLRDTLVIDLGSASVRAGVLASQATLPQVFLPSVVATERESRRQVWGFDALAPDVRAASTVSFPIRPSHKITKYSVDLSAVSSLLQKTFAELKVDPKNYHIQLSVPRVLNTNTQTELLRVLFDKFGVRSVNLTHQSILALYAYNATSGIVVDVGERMDIVPVIDGYIVDGGVSRVPYGGYRILDHLRQFLYMRNVSLINEVESYIIRQVLENICYCAHHYNTERARCTNNPDLYEKEVTLSEYFHTNDCPYQTISLDFGRFQATEGLFNPDAWGLDHPGLHKLVHKAIMECSMDIRKEMSRSIFLAGGVTQLPGLVDRLTTEIDNLTPPAIRPKVHASPYRYHAAYIGACVLAESPAFVQSRISREDWNKQGNAVLRKWSL from the exons ATGTTACATATAGCTGCTGGAGTGCGAGATATACAGAATAAACTCAATAAGTGTAAGTGTGAGACTGGTGCCTTCAGCGTGCCTGAGAGCTGTTATACAAGTGAAGGTCATATAGGCTCTGATTTATGCGATGCTGGAGAGGCCCATGCACTAATTAGTCCCTCTGAAGGAACAGTTAATGATAGTCGTTTAATACGCTCGCTCGAGAAGTGGAATTCTCGTGATGCTGAGGAGACTTCCCTTCCAGCAGGTAAGATTCTTAGACGTGAGAAGATGGACCTGGGTAACTTAGCAGGTCTTGTGCTTGTGTCGGGAAAGACGGAAGATTATGAAGAAAACTCGACAACTCCCAGCAGCCCAGAGAGTCAAACATCTGACCTCCAGCAGAGCGATTCCTCATCCACTTCTCTCACGGATTTCAGCCAGACGGAGGCCAGGGAGAGTTTGGTGCTCAGCAAACCCGTCCATCAGATGCTTGTTGGATCCCGGTTGCCTTACAGTATGTACAGCGATTCTCTCCTGACGGATAGTGGCATTTCCGAGCACGGCACTACAGAGTCCGATTACTCAGACTCCTTGGAAGGTGACGATGAAGACGCTCGTGATGAATCGGAGACGTACGTACAAGCCCAACAAGATGCTGACTACCCACCGCCGGTCTATGACGAATGTGAAACTAATAATGAGTTGAGTAATGATGATGGATCAACTGACATGTCATGGTATGATCCTATGTCTAATGACTTTTTTATTAGTTTCACATTTAACAACAGTGATCATTCTCTGGTAGAATTCCAGCCCGCTAAACAAGACGTTGGCCTCCTTCCCAGCCCTTCCAGTGATCGTGACAAAACTAAGCTGCCCAGTTATGCCGCAGATCAGCCAGCCAGAGGTAAAGGTTGCAAGGCGGTATCTGCTTACGATCCAGAAACCGGCGATTCTTACACAGCCTGTCATAAAATACTTCACGAAAGTTTTAGAAGTCCTCCAAGTTATGTCAAGAAGTCAGCAAGAAACATCGAGAACTACAAGAAACCAGAGGATTATTATCCTGTGGTAAACAAAGCAGTAAACTCTCTGGGTTCCCCACCCACAGATGAAGATTTCTACATGCAGGTCATGCCCCTCTTCCCCGAGCTTGGTGTGACtcgcaaagttatgaagcttgaatACAATTTTGAGATGCGGGACGATTCGTGGGGCTGCTCCAGTACAGAGCCGTACTTCGACGCATTAACTGGACGGCGGATCCTCTCCACCATTTACGAGTTCGAGGTGTCTTCTGACGAAGATACAGACACTGTGAGTGTAGCCGAAGTCTGTGAAGAGGAGACAAGCATGTCGTATGACCACAGACTCAACGATATTGCCGAAGAGGACCACGATTTTGCATACGACACTGGTGGTGAAGATACTGAAGCAGTTGAGAGCAAAATAACTGCGACCAAAATTGGTAAAGATTCTGAAGAAAGAGGAATACAAAAAAAAGTGGAAATAAAACCTGTATGTAGGGCAGATCACGGCAGCGCCGACCAGTCTGTTCCAGGTGAACCTTCAGGCTCTGCCAGTGAAAGTGATGACAGTGCCGTGAGGGTGAGAAGTGTCCCCCTCCCTCACAGTGAAAGTGATGACGGTGCCGAGATTGGAAGTCATGTCCCTATTCCTCTCAGTGCTCCCAGTGATAGTGACGATGGTGCCATAACAGCCAGATGTGTCGACGTCCTTCCCAGTGATAGTGACGATGGTGCTATGACAGCTAGATGTGTTCATGTCCTTCCCAGTGATAGTGACTATAGTGCTATAACAGCTGTATGTGTCCACGTCCTTCCCAGTGATGGTGCCATAGCAGCCAGATGTGTCGACGTCCTTCCCAGTGATAGTGACGATGGTGCTATGACAGCTAGATGTGTTCATGTCCTTCCCAGTGATAGTGACGATGGTTCTGTGACTATAACAGGTGACCCTGTCTCTCCAGGTGACCCTCTCCCTCCTAGTGACTCAACACTCACCGTGAGGGGCGGATGCAACGCTGCTTCTCCTGGTGTGCCCTACCAAGAAAACATTATTACCGAAACCATATTACCACACACGGTCGGTCCTGACAGCAAATCTAGCACTCAAGTGCCAAGCAAGCATGATCATATCTGCGTTATTGTTGCTGACCACACTGACGCCCCTGTCAGCAAACCTCCCAGTGAAGAGTTGCACAGCAAGCTAACCAGAggctgtgttgatgctggtgctgacAACATGGAAGGTCCTGAAGACAAATCTCACAGTGAAGAAGAGTCTAACAAGCAAATCGACGTCTCTACTGCTGCtgatcacacacaaacactcagtgGTGACGACACACCAACGCCTGCTGACATTTCAAGCGCTTCTGACACTTGCCATGCTTGCGCGAATAACCTGAATGTCACAGCTGATCCTGACACAGAACTCAAAACTGTAGCTCTGAGGACAGATGACATAGGTGACAAAAAAGCAAATAATACTGACACTTCAATCTTAACTGACAATGGTAGCTCAAGGATCATAAACAAAGCTGACATTGATGACAAAGGTACAAGTGATCTTGACATTTCGTTCTCAGTTGATAGTGCGTTGGCGACAGACAGAACTCATGTTGCCAGATCAATGGATGTTGAGTCCGCCCTATCAGCTGATGTCGCCAGCACAGGAACAGGTAATGCTGACATCACAAAAACATCTGTTGTTGACGTTGCTGGCATTGTCAGTACTGTCAACGCAGACATGAGAATTACTGACATCAACACAGGTAAGACTGATATTGCAAGCACAGGTAATACCGACTTTACTACCGATAACAGTGACGCTATTAGCGCGTGCACAAGCAAAGCTGATGTCACTAGCTCGGATAATACTGACATCACAAATACACCTAAAACTGAGGTCACCTGCAAAGATAATGCCGATGTCAATAATGtagatgtcactgatgtcatataCACAGAAAAAGAAATAAGTACGAATAGTGACATCACTCCAAGTGACATAACTACTGCAGTTAGTACTGATATTTTTAATACTGCAAATCCTGACATCACTACAGCAAGTCATTCTGacattaagaacatcattgctgTTGACATCACTAATACAGATACAAGTAACATCAATATATCAGGCAATACGGACATCCCGAGAACACGCAGAATGGACATCACCACGAACACAGCTGAAATAGACTTAAAAGACATAGTTCCTGAAGTCACTGAAAAGGATCCAACTCTATGCAAGGTTAAAGGGCACAACATTCCTTCAGACCTACAGTGCCTTCACACTGACGAAGTCTGTGTACCTATCAGCTCCTGCAGAGGCGGTGAAAACACTAGAGCACCTCTCAGTGATGCTGTAGTTGACAATACAAGATGCGGTGTTGATCTGGCGATGCAAGATGCGGAGGCTGTTGTTCACACTTTGAGAGGCAAGGGCATGATAACTGGCTCTCATGGAACCGGAGTGGATGCTGCCAGCACAGCGTCCAACTCCGTTTCGCTAGGCGACGGAGCATCAGAAGTAGCAGCGCCAGGCGTCGCAGCTCCAAGTGATGCAGCGCCAGACGAAGCAGCGGCTGTGTCGGAGAACGTAGCTGACACGGGAATATGCTTTAGGAGTGGCTCTGAAAATCTCTCCCTCATACACCACCCGGATGATGCGATAACAGCGGAAGTAAGTTTACATACAGTACCAGGTGAACCGTCAGCAAACCCGCCTCATCACTTGCATACTGAGAGTACAGCCACCAGTGTTAGCCTTGACGCTGCAGTGATTGATAAATTGGTTTCTTGTGACTTAATAATGGCCACAACCTCTGTCGATGACGTTTGTGGTACTCTTCCAATAAGCACAGCCACTACCATGGAAAGCGATCTAAATCCCGGTAAGAAAAGTGACCTGTGCTCTGGAAGGGAGAGAGACCTTGTAAGTGATGACATGCTAATGGTGTCACCTGATCAGCCTGGGAGTGGCACAAGGCTAGAACCAAATTTAGATGATGTTACCCACACTAACACGTACCCAAAGCAGACTGGGGAGGTCGTGCTCTGCGAGTGTGCACAATTTCCGAATGCTACAGCTGTGAAAGACACGTCAAAGTCACGCGGAAATACTTTCTCTACTCATCGGGCTTCTCAAAACATGGCGAAAGAGCTAGAGGCCTCAACTGTAAACACGTATAACGACTTGAGCAAATATGGCAGTGAAACTGTTTCACTGGGAGAGCAAGGATCATGTGAACAGCAGTCACATGAAGCGCAAATCACATACAAAGAGGTTACATCCTCTACCTCAGAAGACGTTGGAAAGGCAGGACACGAGCAAGAAGTGCTTGGTAAGAGCGATGTTTTGCTACAACCGGTGGCTACAGGACAACACATCTGTAATGAGACAACAGAAAATAATTCTAGCAAAGTCATCGAAGAAAAAACTGTGGTAGGAAGAGAGAATAACACTGAGAGTGACGCACACAGTGAACAGTGCACCGCCTTGCAGGAGACCTCAATCAGCCACACAATCACTCCCTCAGTCAGCCACACAGTCACTTCCCCCGTCATAGATGCTCCTCCTCCCAAACCCAGGAGACTATTTCTACGTCGCATGTCAAGCGAACGAAGAGCTAGTTCAAACATTGATTCACCTAAATCAGAGGAATACAGGGATGATGTCTCCCGTACACCCCCTAAGAGACCTTTAAGACGCAAAGAAAGCCTTAGATTACAGAATGCTCTGGCTCGAGAAAATAAACAAACCTCGTCAACAATTTCTGACAATCTCACAGGAAAGGAAAACGAATCGTTCACTGCAAAAACTGAAGCTGGAAGAACTCGTGGGttaagggtggtagtggttgaggctGTAATAGAGAGACCAGGCAAAGAGGCTGGCACAGTGCCAAGGCCCCATGATTCAGGTAATGTGATGCACTGTCGGAATACTAAGTACGCAGGTGATGCAAGGAGCGGGTCACCTGATGGTGGCGTGCAGGAGGTGCCAACTCCGGAGAATGGGATGGTCGAGGTCACTACGGACGCCACTGCCTTTGATAAAAAACATTACCTAGACGTCCATGGCGGTAAAATAGAAGGCAGAGCTGAGAGTGCTATACTTGATGAAACAAATAGTTCACTGTCTCCATTTAAGGAGGTTCTATCGGGCTCTAATTCCATTGAAGGTGGCCTTCACACTGAAATCAAGACTAATCTGGATAACGATAATTGCATACCATTAGAAATCGGTAATTTAGCACACGACACCAGTTTACAAGGAAAGGAAGAAACTACAGATATGCTAAATAAGGAAATATCAAACGATTTTATGGGTCTAGAAGATAAAGAATGTAGCATTATAACAAGTGGTAAAGACTGCAGTAATATGCCCTCTGGTGAAGAAATACCAATTTATAAAGCGAAATTAGTCGCCCTTTCCcaagacccaccaccaccagtcagtcCTCCCCaagatccaccaccaccaccaccaccagtcagtcCTCCCCaagatccaccaccaccaccaccagtcagtcCTCCCCaagatccaccaccaccaccaccagtcagtcCTCCCCaagatccaccaccaccaccagtcagccCTCCCCaagatccaccaccaccaccaccagtcagccCTTCCCaagatccaccaccaccaccaccagtcagccCTTCCCaagatccaccaccaccaccaccagtcagccCTCCCCAagatccaccaccaccagttagcCCTCCTcagtatccaccaccaccaccaccagtcagccCTCCCCAagatccaccaccaccagtcagccCTCCCCAagatccaccaccaccagtcagccCTCCTCaagatccaccaccaccaccaccagtcagccCCCCTCAAGATCCATCACGAACACCACCAGTTAGCCCTCCTcagtatccaccaccaccaccagtcagccCTCCTCaagatccaccaccaccaccagacagccCCCCTCAagatccaccaccaccagtcagccCTCCTCaagatccaccaccaccaccaccaccagacagccCTTCTCAAGATCCACTACAATCAGCAATCAACACTCCCCAAGACCCACTAACATCACCATCAGTCAGCACTTCCGGAGACCTGGTACTACCAGTCAGCACTCCCCAAgacccagcaccaccagtcaGCACTCTCCAAGACCCATCACTCATAACCTCCCATGAATCACCACCAGTTAACGCTTCCCAAGACCCACCGTCACTAATCACCTCCCACGAAACACCACCACAAGAAACACCACCACAAGACGTACCACCAGAAACAAGAAAAGAAACAGATGTTGATTTTCGGCCTATGAAACATTCTGACAACACTGAAGCAGACGTCAAATATTTGTTACAAATTACGTCTAATTTAGATAATACTGAAACACCTCGTCCTCCTGCGAGAAAGAAAAGGACGTCTAAAACACAGACAAATATGCACCTCGACAGAAACATCGTAGTCACCAAAAATGCCGAAGTCACCAAGAATGCAGAAGTTGCCGAAGTGGTCGAGAACGGTCAAGTCACTAGGAAGGCCAAAAACATCAAGGACAACAAAATCACCAAAGATGTCAAGGTCGCCAAAGATCCCAATGACTCCAAATACATTAAGGACTATAGATACACCAAGGATGCTAAATACACCAAGGATGCTAAATACACCAAGGATGCTAAATACACCAAGGATGCTAAATACACCAAGGATGCTAAATACACCAAGGATGCTAAATACACCAAGGATGCTAAATACACCAAGGATTACAAATACACCAAGGATGCTAAGTACTTTAGGGGCGATAAATACACCAAGGATGCTATGTACGCCAAGGATGCTAAATACGCGAAGGATTATAAATACACCAAGGACGATAAATTCACCAAAGAGGGTAAATACACTAAGGATAATAAATATGCAAAGGACGCTAAATACACTAAGGATGTTAAATACGATAAAGATGCTAAGTACACCAaggacaccacaaccaccaaggACTCCAGTTTCCCAGGTGTATCTAAGCCCTACATCCCAGAGAGAACGTACATGAGGCGGCACAACTCGCTTCCCCGGCAGCGAAAACTTAAGGCCACGTCCTTATTTTCACTCGCCAACATCAGTCACACCGCCAGGAACGCAGTCGGTCGCtcagcctccaccgccacctgtCGTCCTCAGTATTCATCGAGTAGGCTGAGAATGTCGTCTCCCGATGTATCTTCCGTGAAGCCATTCGACCGTCCTAATGTGACCCAGTCGACGCTGCTGAGTGAAACCAAAAAGGAACACTTTTCTAAAGTCATTGACTGGAACGCCATCACTCAACACAGAAAGCGTGAGCGGGCCTCTTCCGACGGCTCCATTCAGAGGGACGTCAAGAGAAGCTTTTCGATTAAAAGAAGAGATTCTCTGAAGAAAATATACACCTCGCTACAGCGAAACTTTGTAAACAAAGCCAATCATTTGGATAACAGCGAGAACGTCAACTGCTTCCCAAAGATATTCGGAAGGAAGCAGAAGAGCTACGACATGAAACTCTCGCCTGACACTCCTTCAGAGATCCCTCAGAATGCACCTTACACCGATTCCCCGACACTAGCCTTGGCAGAAAATTCCGAAGACATGTGTAAATTTCATTCTATGATCGAGTTTTACGAGGATAACACAGGCCAGTCTCCCGTCGAGAAGAAGCGTTTGGCTACAGAAAATGAAGATGGTCCTCCTGTTCCACTACGGAGACGCAAGCAAGGGAGAAGCAGAACACTCGTAAAAGAGACTAACGATGAAGTGAAGGCAGCAGATGATAGTGAGAAAACTGATGACAATAGACAACCCCTGGATAAAACAGCTGGATTTAACAAAGAAGAAAGTTACGATAGGGAGAGTTCATTGGCCGTTGAAGACAAAAGTAGCGTCAATGACGCTTTTTCACTTAGTGCTCAAGAATGCATTTCTGCAAGTAAAGTTTTTGAGAGCCTGGAAGTGACTAGTAACGAAAAGTTGAACACTGACCACGTTGACCCGAAAGCTTTAGAATTGGAAAGAAATGATAAAATTGGTCTTAACGAAGCTCAGACTTTACAGCCAGAGACTATGCTAGACACagatgtaaaaagagagagagaagattctGGGAAAGATGCAGCTTCATCGGCAGCTGTGCAGCAAGATCACACCACAGAGAACCAGTTGATTCTTGAAAAAAGAGAGAATCAATTCACCTTTGGTGACACAGAAGTTCAGCAGACCCTTGGTGACACACAGGACCAGCTGGCCCTTGCTGaagcactggaccagctggccctTGCATACACTGAGCACCAGCTAGGCGATGCTGACAGTGAGGATCAACTAGCTCTTGCTAACACTGAGGACCAACTAGCACTTGCTGACACTGAGAAAAAACTAGCCTTTGCTGGCACCCGCTTTACTGTGACGCGATGCGATACAGGCGAAGAAGAAACTGTAATAGCATGTATAACAACCAAAATCTCTGAAGACTTCCTCGAGATCTCTTTAGGTCGAGACGAGACTATACCGACCACTAACACTCGTGACACTTACGACAGCCCTCATAGCCATACAAAAAAACCCGACACAGCCTCAACATCCTCAAATATTAATGACTCATCCGGCAGTCAAAGTCATTTGCTGCTTAACCCTTTCCGTGACACCTCATCAAACAAGTCTCAGGATTTGATGCTTTCCGACCACTTCAGCGAGGATCTGTCTGCTACACGCGCAGTTACGCACGAGCAGGATACCCTCCCTGGCAGCCCTAACAGTAGCTTGCAGGATGCTGTTGACACACCCTGGGAGCCTCCATCTGTCTCTCTGCAGACGTGGGAGGAGAGGCAGGGCATCCAGAAGGAGGAGTTTCCCTCCTTGAACCTCCGCTATTTACCCGAAGACTGCTCCATTGCAAAGCTCGCGGGATCATCTTGTCCTGCTAGTAAAGGGGATGAAG ACACTCCCTCTCCCGGGCCTCCCGTGGACTCTGAGAAAGAGGACGCCCACCACCTCGCCCACCGCCACGCCCAccagcaggaagagcagcagaagagagaggaggagcagGTTCAGCAGGACCGCTGTGTGGAGGTGTACCCGGAGACAGTTAGGCAGAGACAAAGAAACATGATGGCCTCCTCCAACAAG GTTGATATCAAGAATTGGAATTCTTCGGgtggcaacaacaacaataatgacaGTCTTACAAGCCCTGCTAAGGTCAAGAAGTTCCTTCCCTCCGTCAAGGCTCTCAGGAACCAGTTCGAGGCAGGGAAGTCCAACAGCAGATCAGAAACCAATGGCAATATCAACAGTAATGGCAATGGTACCTTGAGCCACAGGTCTTCTGGATCGACCTCATCACTTGTCAGCTCCTCCCTCGAGAagaccagcagcactaacagcctcAACTCTGTCAGCGACTCCGTGGAGAACCTCCTGGCACCTGCCTTTGAGAACCTGCAGCAGATGGAACCTGAAGAACCTGTAGAGCCCATTTACAATCAGTTCAAGAAGGTGGATGAGGAACTGAGGGAGCTTATGAGCAAGCCGCCCTCCACGACAGGTTGGAACCCA AGGCCCTTGCTGAAGCGTCTCTACTACATCCCGGAGGCACCCAAAATACAGAGTCAGGGTACTACCTACATCAACATTGAGGGATTCCTGGAGAAGCTGCCCTCAGGGAGAAAGAAAGCAACCTTCTGGAACGCCTGGAAGAGACGCTACTTTGTGGCCAAGGATGGAGTCCTCTACTATTACCAG AGCACCCAGACGGAGAAGCCTAGCATGAAGATGCCACTGATGGGAGGCAAAGTGGAGTGCATGGAGCCCAGCATGGTTGGCATCGACGATGGG CAGAGCAGAGACTCTAAGGCCTCTGCCGTACTCGGCATAGACGACGGG AAAGGACACTATGTTGTGGTGCGTTGCAGCTCTCGGCAGGAGGCTGAGCGATGGAGGCGAGCACTTGAGACACACACAGTAGAGGACTTCACCAGCCAGTATGTGCAGCCCTGGCCCATGCCCACCAACCCTGCTCTCCTCAGAGACACCCTCGTCATTGATTTGGGTTCTGCCTCTGTTAGGGCAGGTGTGCTTGCCTCCCAAG CTACCCTACCCCAGGTGTTCCTTCCGTCAGTGGTGGCAACAGAGAGGGAAAGTCGACGTCAAGTGTGGGGATTCGATGCCTTGGCACCAGATGTCAGAGCTGCCTCCACAGTTTCCTTCCCTATCAGACCCTCACATAAAATCACAAAG TATTCTGTGGACCTGAGTGCTGTCTCAAGTCTCCTGCAGAAGACCTTTGCCGAACTAAAGGTGGATCCCAAGAATTACCACATCCAGCTCTCGGTGCCAAGAGTCCTCAATACTAACACCCAGACGGAACTCCTGCGCGTCCTTTTTGACAAGTTCGGCGTCAGGTCTGTCAACCTGACTCATCAGTCAATCCTCGCTCTCTACGCTTACAATGCCACCTCTGGAATAGTCGTCGATGTCGGCGAGAGGATGGATATTGTGCCAGTGATTGATG GGTacattgtggatggtggtgtatCCAGAGTCCCATATGGTGGGTACCGCATCCTTGACCACCTCCGGCAGTTCCTATACATGAGGAACGTGTCGCTTATCAACGAGGTGGAAAGTTATATTATTAGACAA GTGCTGGAGAACATATGCTACTGTGCTCACCATTATAACACAGAGAGGGCACGGTGCACCAACAATCCTGACCTGTACGAGAAGGAAGTCACCTTGAGCGAGTACTTCCACACCAACGATTGTCCCTACCA GACCATCTCATTGGATTTTGGGCGTTTCCAAGCAACTGAGGGATTATTCAACCCTGATGCCTGGGGGCTCGACCATCCTGGTCTGCACAAGCTAGTCCACAAGGCAATCATG GAATGCAGTATGGACATCCGAAAGGAGATGAGTCGCAGCATCTTCCTTGCAGGTGGCGTGACTCAGCTCCCTGGTCTGGTTGACAGACTCACTACAGAGATTGacaacctcacaccaccagccatccGACCCAAG GTCCATGCCTCCCCTTACCGTTACCATGCTGCCTACATTGGTGCATGTGTGCTGGCAGAGTCCCCAGCCTTTGTACAGTCTAGAATCTCCCGAGAGGACTGGAACAAACAAGGTAACGCAGTGCTACGGAAGTGGTCTCTCTGA